From Candidatus Baltobacteraceae bacterium:
CCACGATTGCAGCACGTCGAACGCGCTGCCGTCGGCCCCGCCCTTCGGATCGCGCGCCGCATAGACGATGCGCTTCAACCGCGCCGCGATGATCGCGCCGGCGCACATCACGCAAGGTTCCTTGGTGACGTAGAGCGTCGCCTCGTGCAAGCGCCACGCGCCCAGACGGCGCGAGGCTTCGCGGATCAGCAGCATCTCGGCATGCGCCGTCGGATCGGGCCGCGCTTCTTTCTCGTTCTTCGCTTCGAGAATCAACTCGCCGCTGACGAGCACCGCGCCGACCGGAACGTCGCCGTCGTCAGCCGCGTTTTCAGCCAGTTCGATCGCTCGCCGAATATACTTCTCGTCCTCCGTCATCATCTACACACCCGGCAAAAGAATCGCGCCCGGAGGGATTCGAACCCCCGGCCTCTGCCTTCGGAGGGCAGCGCTCTATCCAGCTGAGCTACGGGCGCACGCTATTCCGGCGTCGTTCCCGTTCCGGCACTGGGGATGTGCTTGAACAGGTCCAATTTGTGATCGACCAGCGTACGGTAGAACTTGCGCACGCAGTCGGGATGGCCGAAGAAATACGTCCGCGCGTAGGCGAGGTCGTCGCCCGAGCTGTCGGGCACGTAGTGCGAGATCTCGATCTCTTCCATCTGATTGCGATCGACCGGGTGGGGGCAGAAATCGCACGGGATCGTGGACATGGTTCCTAACTTTACCTCTGGATAGGGGAACGGCCGCCGAGACGGCGGCCCTCCGCTTGGCCCCGGGAACCGGGACCTGCTGCAATCCTAGCGCAGCCCCCCAATTCCCTGCGCGAAGAACCCCCGCACAACGTTGCGGGGGTTCCGAAGTGGTGACTCGGGGGTGATTTGAACACCCGACCAAGGGCTTATGAGTCCCCTGCTCTACCGCTGAGCTACCGAGCCACATCGGCCGAAGGCGGTTTTCGACAACTGACTTTACCAGAACCCGCTATAGGTAACAAGTCCGAAGGGAGGCCTGCTTCCCCCGCTTAAGTCGCCGCCATTCCGACGAGGGGGACGCTATGCACTCGCTCCGCTCTTTTGCCGTTGTTGCCGGGCTCGTTCTGCTTTGCGCGTCCTCGGCGTTCGCGGATGACGGCAACGCCCTCAAAGCCAAGCACGTGGCCTATACCGGCTGGCAGTTCGGTTCGGATGCGGTCTCGTCGCTCGACATAACCGAAACGATCACGCGTGACAGCGACGCCAAAGTGCTGCGTACCGAACACTGGAAATCCATCGGCGCGCTCTTTCGTCAGGACACAGCCGAAAAACAAAGCGCCGAGAATTTTTCGACCGGCTTCACGGGAAACGTCTTTTGGCGCTCAGACGCCAGCGGCTTCACCGTCCCGCTTATCGGTAAAGTCGATAAATACATTTTGGCGAGCGATCTCGTCTTCACCGACGCCGTGACCGCGCTTCCCTGGATCGTGCGCGGCAGCAGCACGGTTGACGGCACAGCCTGTACGATCGTTCACGTCGAACAGCAGAACTCGCTCCCGATCGACCTCTGCGTCGACCCGGCCAGCGGCGCCTACAAGCGCGTCACCATCGGCCCCGGCACGGATTACGAAACGACGTTCGACGTGCTCGCGTACGGCGAGGTGACTGCGGGGCGGCGCATCATCACGAGATACAAATACGAAGGCAGCACGGCAACGCACACCGTCACCGCGATGTCGGCCAACGACGTCACGACCGGCGAACTGCACCCGCCGGTGCAAACCGCCGCCTGGGATTTCAGCAACCCCAAGCCGTTCCCGATCGAACTGAGCCCCCATCGCATCGTCGTCAACGCCACCGTCAACGGGGTCCAGGGGAAGTTCATGCTCGACACGGGCGCGTCGGAGATCTTTTTCTCGCGCGAATTCGCTGCGAAGGCGCATCTGAAAAGTGCCGGTTCCTTCGAGGCACACGGGATCGTGTCGGCGCTGGACGTGCAAACCGCGCGCGTCGATAGCTTGACGGTCGGAGGCAATACGCTGCACAACGTGATGGTGGCCTACGGCGGCGATGTCCTGGACCCCGCTGTGCCGGACGGGCAGCTCGGGTTTAGCTTGTTGGCCGGCGCCGACGTCACGCTGGACGTAAGCAACCAAACGATGCAGATTCAGCCGCCCGGAACGCTCGATCTCACCAAGATTCCCGGCGTCCGTGTCGGCGTCGACCTCGTTTCGGGTCAGCCGAGCGTACCGATGAAACTCGATGACACGATCGACGTCGACGCCACCATCGACTCAGGCAATCCGCAGGAAGTGCTCATCTCGCCCGACCTCGCCACGAAATATGGATTGAAGATGCTCGTCGACCCCAGCCTCGCCGGGTACTTCAGCTCGCACCGCGGCATGCGCGGAATCGGCGCGAACTACGAAGTGGTTGAATGCGGGCACATCGATGAGATGGAACTCGGGCCGATTCACTATACCTATGTCGGTGCGTGCAAATCACCCTCGTTCAGCGGTCGCGCCGCATTGGTCAGCCTGGACTTCCTGCGCAACTTCGATACCATCTACTTCGCCTATCCGCGCGCGACGATGGTTCTCGTCCCGCCGAAATCATAGCGAGCGCAGGTACTCATCGGCCAGCCGCGCCGGGGCACGCGCTAGCCACGCTTCCAGGATCAGGTCGCGCAGTTCGCCGGCTTTGATCTTGCCGAGCCGCACCAGTACGGCCGGATACCCATCGAAGTGCGGGGTCGTGAAATACACGCCCGGATCGCATGCCGTGCTTGGCCGTCTCGCACGTTTGCGGCAGGGCCATCGCAAGACGCGCGACGTCGTTCCACGTCGCCATGCGTTATGCTTCGCCGTCGCAAACAAAAAAGACCCGGTGCAAACCGGGTCTTTTTTGTACATCCGCGGTCGGAGGGACTCGAACCCCCAACCTACAAGTTCGTAGCCTGTTGCTCTATCCAATTGAGCTACGACCGCCCGATGCGACCCACGAAGATACGGGGTCGTTTTTTTATTCCCTGCCCGCGGGTCGGGAATTCGGAGAGAGAGGGATTCGAACCCTCGATACGACTTTACATCGTATAACGGTTTAGCAAACCGCCGCCTTCAGCCGCTCGGCCATCTCTCCGTACCTTCGGCGAATCAGCCCCGTGCGTTCGACTCGTTCGCTCGGCGTGCCTGCGCCTGGGCGTCCGCGACAAGCTCGACCGCCTTACTCGGTGCTCCGGTCCCGATGAGTGGACCGGCAGCACCGAGGGCGCAGCTACTACGGAGAGAGGACGATACCCATGCCGCTGAGTTGTTGGCTGCTGGTCACGTTGCGAATCGGGGTGGCGCTTCCGTTCGCAGTCGGTCCGTACACCGCAAAGCCGGAGCCGGTGCTCACGTAGAGGTTTAGCTGCTTATCCACCGCGAGCTGGAAACCGCTGCCGTCGTAGACGGTGATGATCCGCGACGGCGTCGCCGCGCCGTTCGACCCCGGCGGGAAAACCGAGACCGAGCCGGATCCCGACGAATTATAGACGTAGATGTTCCCAACATCGTCGACCGCGATCCCGGTGGGTGAAGCGATGCTGCCGCCGCTGCTCGTGATCGTCGCGAGCGGCGTTGCAGCGCCGCCGGCACCCGCAGGATAAATTACAACGCTATTATTGCTCTCGTTCAAAACATAAAGGTTGTTGTTCGCGTCGAGCGCGATCTGCGTCTGGGCACCAAGCCCTGATACCTGCAGCGTTCGCACCGGCACGGAATTCGACGTGAACGGTGGCGCGAAGACCGACACGACCTGCCCGCAGACGTCGGCGACATACATGTTGCCGCTGGCGTCGAACGCGAGACCTACGGGGCAGCCCAGGTTTGGCGGCGCCAGAAGGGCTGCGAAGCTCAAGGCCCCGCCGCTCGGCGAGAATTCGGCAAGCGTAGCGTTGCTATTCGGCGTCCAGAGATTTCCGGCGTTGTCGAAGGCGAGCTGCGCCGGACCGAAAACGGTATCCGGCCCTTGCGTGATCGTCGTTGAAGCGGTCGGATTGTTTACGGTCCCCGAAAGCCCGGCGATAGCATACCCCGTGATCGTCGTGGTGTAATCGTTGGCCGTCCAGACGTTGCCCGATGGGTCGACTGCCAGCCCGTTGCCCGAGCCCCACTGCATTATTCCGGGGTTAAGAGCAAGCACGGGGGCCTCAACGACCGACCCCGTCGTTCCCGAAGCGACGGGGGCAAACTCGACTATGGATTGCTGCGAGGTTCCGCATTCAAACGTAAGCATCCACATGTTCCCGGCGTTGTCGACAGCCACCGACCACAGCCCGCATCCGTTTCCAGCGTACGTGCTAAGCGTGTATGTTGGCGTCGTCACCGCCGTCGACGGGGGGAACACGGCGATTTCGGGATTATTGCCGTTACCGACATACAGATTGCCGCTGCTGTCGGTAGCGATTCCACCGAGGCATTCCTGCGCAGCTAGACAGCCGGGGATCGTACGCGAAGGTGCCGGCGTCAGCGTCCCGGTCTGCGTCCCGATCGGCGCGAACTCGAGTACCGACGAGCCGTTGCCGGAGTTCGCAACGTAGATGTTTCCGCTCGGGTCGACCGCGATCGAGTTCACGCTGCCCAAACCGGTATCGATGACTGCCGTCGGCGTCGGGGCTGTTCCAGACCAATTGGTCGGGAATACCGACACGGCGCCGGAGCTGCCGCACGGTCCTCCCGCAACGTAGAGCACGCCCGCCTGCACGGCTATCGCCGTCGCGCCGCCGCCGCAGAGCGGCCCGGGTCCGATCGTGCGTGTCGCAATCGATGCGGCACTCAGCGGCGCGGGATAGAACGCGACGCCCTGATTTCCCTCGGCGACGTAGAGATTGCCGCTCGCATCGAAAGCGATCCCCCGAGCGTGCTTACCGCCGACGAGCGCTTGCGTCGGCGTCACGCTCCCGTTTGCGTTTGCCGCATAGTGCAGCAACTGGTTGCCGCCAAATGCGTCGCCGATCCACACGGGCGACGTCGGCGCTGCCGACGGCGCGGTGTTTTGCACGACGGCGTTTTGTTGGAGCTGGAGGTTCTGCCCGTCCGCGATCACCGAGCCGCCGACGACGGCGTTTTGCTGTATTTCGACGTTCGGGCGCGAAAGGGCCAAAATCGAGCCCTGAAACGACACGCCTTGCTGAAGTTGAATCTCGCCGTTCGCGCCGGTGAAGTTGAACACGACGTCACCCGCCGTGATGCCGCCGCTCACGCGTACCTGGGCATTTTGCTGCACGTTCGCTTCGCCGGCCACGTTCACGACGAACGACTCTCCGGCCGCGCCGCTGAACGTGAGGCTGGAGTTTTGCGCCAGGTCGAGCGCGCTGAGGTCGACGACGTTGACCGAGGCGGTTCCGGTGATCGTCACACTCTGTCCCTGGGTCGTATCGATCGTCGTCGGCGAAGCGATCGTTACGGGGAGGCTCGCGTCGGAAGCGCTGGTCGTCTGTGCCGCCGCGACCGCTGAAGCAATCGAAGGAACGGGCGCGGCGTTCGAGACGCCGCCGCCGATCGAAGCCCCTTGCTGCACCTGAACTTGGGTTCCCGCCGGCACGTACGCCGTTCCGCTGATCGAAGCATGCTGTTCCAAACTCAGCGTAGTTTGCGAAGCGATGGCTCCCACGTTACCGTTGATGCTCGCGTTCTGCTGAAGCTCGATAGCCGCTTGCCGAGCCGCTGATGCGGCAACGTTGCCGTCGATATTCGTGCCTTGCGCGAATTGCAATTTGGCGGTTTGCGCATCGGTCGCCAAAATGGCGAAGGACTGGGTCGTCGTCGCAACGCTCGTGGCTCGGCGTACCGCATTTCCCAGTGGCTGGACCTGCGGTGTCGTTCGCGTGCCTCCGTTGCAAGCGGTGAGCGCTATGAGAACAACGGTCGACGTGAGATGGGGAACTCGTCGGTGCGTCATAAATGACTTCCGCCTCCATCTAACAGTGGCGAGGAGCCGCCTCAGCGTCTGCTGACTATAGCACTTGCTCGAAGAGGAGACAAGCGTCGTTTCGTGGGTATTTCACGCACCGACCCCTCGTCGTTCAGGCGTGGACGGCGGCTTCAGCGCCGGAGCGTGCCGCAGGGGCCGAGCCCGGTGCAGCGATCGCACGGCGGCGCCGCATGAACAGCACGAGCGGCGTGCATAGCAGACAAACGAGCGCGATCACCATCGTCGCATCTGCGTACGCAAGGATGGCGGCCTGGGCGTTGACCAGCCGCGCGAGTTCACCGGTGGTGCCGCCGTGCTGCAAAAACAATGCAACCGCCGGCGCCTGCAGGTTCGCGTTGGCGCCGAGAACCGACGAGTGGAACGACCAGCGCCGGTCGATGATGACGTCCAGTGCGGCAACCGAAATCGAGCCCCCAAGTTGCAGCGAGAGATTGATGAACGCCGCCGCTTTCGGGCCTTCCTGCGGCGTCGTGGCGCCGAGCACCGCGATCGAAAGCGGGATGAAGAGCAGCGCAGATCCGATACCGGTGGTGATCAGCGCCGGCGCAAAACTCCAAAAGTTCGCCTGCGGGTTGGTGACGAGCGCCTGCAGCCAGCTGCCGAAGCTCACCAGCACGAAGCCGGAACCCAGCACGAGACGCGGATCGAAGCGTCCCGCGAAACGCACGATCAGCGGCGTCATGAACATGATCGGCAGCGCACGCAAAATGAAGAGAAAACCGCTGAGGGAGGGCGTGAAGCCGAGCGGCCCTTGCGTGAATTGAGGCAGGATGTAGGTCGTGCCGAAGACCACGGTTCCGAGCGAGAGTCCGAGAATCGAGCCGGCCGCGACGCTCCGATTTCGCAAGATGCGCAGATCGACGATCGGGGTTTGCGTTCGAAACAGTTCCCAGTAGACGAACGAGCACAAGCTGATGACCATGACGACGGTCAAGATCAACACGGCGGGATCGGCGAGCCAGTAGTGGGGTTCACCTTCGGTCAGCACATATTGCATCGACCCGATGCCCGCCGCAAGCAGAAGGAGCCCGACGAAATCCACCTGCCCCGCGCGCCCCGGTTCGGGATCGCGGAGCATCAAGCCGAGTACGATCGCCGAAAAAATGCCCGGGCCGATGTTGATGTCAAAGACCCAGTTCCACGAATAGTTGTCCACCAAAATGCCGCCCAGCGGCGGCCCGAGTGCCGGTCCCATGATCGCGCCGAGCGCGAAGATGCCTTGACTGAGACCAAGCTGCTCGGGTGGAAACGTGTCGCGAAGAATCGACTGTGCGGTTGCCAGCAAACCGCCGCCGAACGCGCCCTGCACGATGCGCGCGACAACCAAAACACCCAAACTGCTCGCCGATCCGCAGACCACCGACGCGATGGTGAAGCCCGCGATCGAAGCAACGAAATAATTCTTACGCCCGAAGCGGTTCTGAAGCCATGGCGTGAGCGGGATCACGACGAGCGCGGCAATCGTGTACCCGGTGACGACCCACGTGCCTTCCTCTTGAGTCGCGCCGAGGTTGCCCTGAATCGTCGGCAGCGCCACGTTGGTGATCGTCGAGTCGAGCGTCTGCATCAGCGCCGCCGCCATCACCCCGGCCACGATCAGCGCGCGGCGCAGACCGGTCTCGGTGACATCCACCCGCGATGGGGTCGGCGACGCGCTCATAGCTCACAAGAACACGCTCAAACCAACGGCGGATGCCGAGGACGATGCCAAACCATGCTTGCTTGATTCTACCGGTCGCCGCCGATAAACCGATCGATCTCCGCCTTGACCAGGGTGAGCGGCATGCCGCCGTTTTGAACGATCCGCTCGTGGAAAGCGCGCACGTCAAACGCCGAACCGAGTTGTGTACGTGCCTTTTCGCGTAAGTCGGCGAAGGTCAGCGAGCCCAGCTTGTACGACAGGCTCTGCGCCGGAAGGTCCGTTGCATAGCGCAAGAGTTCCGAATCGATTTCCGTTTCCGACATCAGCGTGTTCGTGCGCATGAACTCGGCGGCACGCTCGAGGCTCCATCCCAGAGCGTTCAGGCCGGTGTCGACGACGAGACGAGACGAGATAAAGATGTCGAGCGCGTAGCGCCCGTATAGGTCGTACGGATCCTCGTAAATTCCGAGTTCCTTGCCGAGATCGGCTGCGTATTCGGCCCAACCTTCGTGATAGGCGGCGATGTACGTCGAGATCGATTGAAACGCTCGAAAACGCGGCAGCGATTCGTTTTCCCGGGAAATGCTGATTTCGTAGTGGTGACCGGGAACGAGTTCGTGCAACGCAAGCGACGCCAGGCTCAAGAGCGATCGTTCTTCGAGCTTCGAGCCGTTGTAGATATAGTAGCCGGTTTCGCCGGCCTTTGCGCCGGGCTGGTAATACCCGAACGTCATCCCGCCCTCGAGATCGGGCGGCAAGCGTTTTACGCCGAACGGCGCCGACGGTTTCTTCGAGAACAGCGCCGGCATCACGTCATCGGCTCGCCGTGCGAACAGCTCTAGGCGGTCACCGATTTGTTCGGCGCGGGTCGGCACGAAGCGCGCGTCATGGCGAAGCGAGAAATGAAACTCCGGCGCGGAGCCGCGAAAGCCGAGCCGCTCTCGCTGCTCGGCCATCGAGTTGCGAAGCGCATCGACGGTCGAAAGACCGCGCTCGTGGATCGTTTTCGCATCGAGATCGAGCGTCGTATTCGCGCGGACGAGGTAATCGTAATAGCCGGCACCGCCCGGGTACGATGACTGCCCGATCGTATCGGATGCCGCAGCAAGATAAGCCCCCGCGAGATCGTCTGCCAATTCCTGGAGAGCGGGCGAGACTTCTGTACGAATCGCATTTTGCGCATCGTTCAAAAAGCGCGCACGAAGCGTCTCGTCGAGAACCGCCAATTTTTCGGGCGGCGGAAGAAACGGGCTCCTCACGGCGTCGACGGCGGCGCGATGCAGCGCGACGATCGGAGGAATCGCGCGTCGCGGAAGCACGATCCCGCGCTCGACTTGGCCGGCGACCTTCGCTCGTACCGCCCGCGCGTAAAGGCCGACGTCTCTGATGACCGCGAGGTAACGCGTTCGAGCTTCGTCCGACTCGACGTCGAACGCGCGAAAGATGCTCCGAAAGGTCCCGATAAACGAGCGATACGGCGTAACGCACGGTTCGTACCAATAATATCGGCTCGCTGCTTCGCGCCGCTCGATGGCCGAGCGGAGCACGGCGAGCGAAAGGCGCTCTTGCCCCTCGAGAGCCGATCCGTCGAGTTCGTCCAGTTGCGTGAGGAAGCGCCGGCAGAACGCAGCGGCCTCCTCGTTACCCTCTTCGGTTACCGGCGCGATCCGCGAAACCGCCAGGCCTTGTCCCGAACGATAAAAGGCCGAGAATCCGGCGGTCGCCAAGGGACCGTGTTCATCGAGGTTCGCGCGCTCGTACGCCGCGATGGCATCGGATAGTCTCACGGACCGCTGGCCTTAGAGCAAATCTCTTCGACGGCGTTCCAGCTCTTCGCAGAACTGCTTGCGCTGCTC
This genomic window contains:
- the tadA gene encoding tRNA adenosine(34) deaminase TadA codes for the protein MMTEDEKYIRRAIELAENAADDGDVPVGAVLVSGELILEAKNEKEARPDPTAHAEMLLIREASRRLGAWRLHEATLYVTKEPCVMCAGAIIAARLKRIVYAARDPKGGADGSAFDVLQSWKTNHRLEVTSGVLEEEAAEQLRRFFRRKRLPHEREGIDA
- a CDS encoding retropepsin-like aspartic protease; protein product: MHSLRSFAVVAGLVLLCASSAFADDGNALKAKHVAYTGWQFGSDAVSSLDITETITRDSDAKVLRTEHWKSIGALFRQDTAEKQSAENFSTGFTGNVFWRSDASGFTVPLIGKVDKYILASDLVFTDAVTALPWIVRGSSTVDGTACTIVHVEQQNSLPIDLCVDPASGAYKRVTIGPGTDYETTFDVLAYGEVTAGRRIITRYKYEGSTATHTVTAMSANDVTTGELHPPVQTAAWDFSNPKPFPIELSPHRIVVNATVNGVQGKFMLDTGASEIFFSREFAAKAHLKSAGSFEAHGIVSALDVQTARVDSLTVGGNTLHNVMVAYGGDVLDPAVPDGQLGFSLLAGADVTLDVSNQTMQIQPPGTLDLTKIPGVRVGVDLVSGQPSVPMKLDDTIDVDATIDSGNPQEVLISPDLATKYGLKMLVDPSLAGYFSSHRGMRGIGANYEVVECGHIDEMELGPIHYTYVGACKSPSFSGRAALVSLDFLRNFDTIYFAYPRATMVLVPPKS
- a CDS encoding choice-of-anchor A family protein, giving the protein MTHRRVPHLTSTVVLIALTACNGGTRTTPQVQPLGNAVRRATSVATTTQSFAILATDAQTAKLQFAQGTNIDGNVAASAARQAAIELQQNASINGNVGAIASQTTLSLEQHASISGTAYVPAGTQVQVQQGASIGGGVSNAAPVPSIASAVAAAQTTSASDASLPVTIASPTTIDTTQGQSVTITGTASVNVVDLSALDLAQNSSLTFSGAAGESFVVNVAGEANVQQNAQVRVSGGITAGDVVFNFTGANGEIQLQQGVSFQGSILALSRPNVEIQQNAVVGGSVIADGQNLQLQQNAVVQNTAPSAAPTSPVWIGDAFGGNQLLHYAANANGSVTPTQALVGGKHARGIAFDASGNLYVAEGNQGVAFYPAPLSAASIATRTIGPGPLCGGGATAIAVQAGVLYVAGGPCGSSGAVSVFPTNWSGTAPTPTAVIDTGLGSVNSIAVDPSGNIYVANSGNGSSVLEFAPIGTQTGTLTPAPSRTIPGCLAAQECLGGIATDSSGNLYVGNGNNPEIAVFPPSTAVTTPTYTLSTYAGNGCGLWSVAVDNAGNMWMLTFECGTSQQSIVEFAPVASGTTGSVVEAPVLALNPGIMQWGSGNGLAVDPSGNVWTANDYTTTITGYAIAGLSGTVNNPTASTTITQGPDTVFGPAQLAFDNAGNLWTPNSNATLAEFSPSGGALSFAALLAPPNLGCPVGLAFDASGNMYVADVCGQVVSVFAPPFTSNSVPVRTLQVSGLGAQTQIALDANNNLYVLNESNNSVVIYPAGAGGAATPLATITSSGGSIASPTGIAVDDVGNIYVYNSSGSGSVSVFPPGSNGAATPSRIITVYDGSGFQLAVDKQLNLYVSTGSGFAVYGPTANGSATPIRNVTSSQQLSGMGIVLSP
- a CDS encoding DHA2 family efflux MFS transporter permease subunit produces the protein MDVTETGLRRALIVAGVMAAALMQTLDSTITNVALPTIQGNLGATQEEGTWVVTGYTIAALVVIPLTPWLQNRFGRKNYFVASIAGFTIASVVCGSASSLGVLVVARIVQGAFGGGLLATAQSILRDTFPPEQLGLSQGIFALGAIMGPALGPPLGGILVDNYSWNWVFDINIGPGIFSAIVLGLMLRDPEPGRAGQVDFVGLLLLAAGIGSMQYVLTEGEPHYWLADPAVLILTVVMVISLCSFVYWELFRTQTPIVDLRILRNRSVAAGSILGLSLGTVVFGTTYILPQFTQGPLGFTPSLSGFLFILRALPIMFMTPLIVRFAGRFDPRLVLGSGFVLVSFGSWLQALVTNPQANFWSFAPALITTGIGSALLFIPLSIAVLGATTPQEGPKAAAFINLSLQLGGSISVAALDVIIDRRWSFHSSVLGANANLQAPAVALFLQHGGTTGELARLVNAQAAILAYADATMVIALVCLLCTPLVLFMRRRRAIAAPGSAPAARSGAEAAVHA
- a CDS encoding DUF885 domain-containing protein — encoded protein: MRLSDAIAAYERANLDEHGPLATAGFSAFYRSGQGLAVSRIAPVTEEGNEEAAAFCRRFLTQLDELDGSALEGQERLSLAVLRSAIERREAASRYYWYEPCVTPYRSFIGTFRSIFRAFDVESDEARTRYLAVIRDVGLYARAVRAKVAGQVERGIVLPRRAIPPIVALHRAAVDAVRSPFLPPPEKLAVLDETLRARFLNDAQNAIRTEVSPALQELADDLAGAYLAAASDTIGQSSYPGGAGYYDYLVRANTTLDLDAKTIHERGLSTVDALRNSMAEQRERLGFRGSAPEFHFSLRHDARFVPTRAEQIGDRLELFARRADDVMPALFSKKPSAPFGVKRLPPDLEGGMTFGYYQPGAKAGETGYYIYNGSKLEERSLLSLASLALHELVPGHHYEISISRENESLPRFRAFQSISTYIAAYHEGWAEYAADLGKELGIYEDPYDLYGRYALDIFISSRLVVDTGLNALGWSLERAAEFMRTNTLMSETEIDSELLRYATDLPAQSLSYKLGSLTFADLREKARTQLGSAFDVRAFHERIVQNGGMPLTLVKAEIDRFIGGDR